In the genome of Quercus robur chromosome 3, dhQueRobu3.1, whole genome shotgun sequence, one region contains:
- the LOC126717422 gene encoding probable LRR receptor-like serine/threonine-protein kinase At3g47570 has product MENSAFFHFFAFLLLHCFMACLAVAVRTNITTDQSALLALKAHITDPHEFLATNWSTSTSVCNWIGITCGAKNHRVTALNLSHMGLTGTIAPHVGNLSFLSHLSFENNNFHGSLPNELASLRRLQVVSFGSNSFSGVLPSWFWFFPNLRELYAKSNRFNGTIPVTPCTISSLQIIHLRQNMLSGRIPRSLGNCTSLEIIHLDDNRFTGEVPLEIGNLQNLRELTLANNSLTGVIPNAIFNNSKIEIISLYMNQLSGHLPSSIGNWLPNLKVIYLWGNNLNGTIPHSISNASKLTALELGENYISGSIPNTMGNLKHLERLNLVDNLLTRESSNIELSFLSSLTNCKNLTSVVLSDNPLNGSLPISIGNFSTSLEEFVAFNCSLKGIIPKEIGNLGKLTALHLEDNELTGPIPTTIEGMRQLQGLFLQHNRLQGFIPDGMCNLRNLVELSLDHNELMGPIPTCWGSLSKLEKLYLNSNKLTSIPPSLWSLKDILQINLSFNSLSGHLPIEFGNLEHVTQMDLSWNHLSGVIPNITDLESLVNLSIAHNKFEGPIPMSFDKLISMVRLDLSNNNLSGEIPKSLMKLKYLKYFNVSFNRLRGEIPFGGFIAQFSAQSFMGNQALCGPPQLQVPPCEARNAGKSKTITAISVRYILPIMIAVILALVLVFVLMRHQKRDAKLKGQGDLIPLATWRRITYLELEQATDGFNDSNLVGEGSFGSVYKGILSDGTSVAVKVFNLNIEGWFKSFETECDVLCKIRHRNLVKIISSCSSIDFKALVLKYMPKGSLKKWLYSHNYFLDMLQRLNIMIDVASSLEYLHHGCSLPVVHCDLKPSNILLNKDMVAHVSDFGISKFLGDADSMTQTMTLATIGYMAPEYGSLGIISTRGDVYSYGILLMETFTRKNPTDEMFAGDLSLKSWVKQSLPLSVIKVIDANLLKRGEVDFNAKLDCMLSIIELAMDCSTEAPEERINMIDVMTKLKNIKSKFLKDVGED; this is encoded by the exons ATGGAGAATTCGgccttttttcactttttcgcttttttgttgttgcactGTTTTATGGCTTGCTTAGCTGTGGCAGTAAGAACCAACATCACCACAGACCAATCAGCTCTTCTTGCTCTCAAAGCCCATATCACTGACCCTCACGAATTCTTGGCAACCAACTGGTCTACCTCTACTTCTGTTTGTAACTGGATTGGCATCACTTGCGGAGCCAAAAACCATAGAGTCACTGCCCTGAATCTCTCTCACATGGGTCTCACAGGAACCATTGCTCCACATGTGGGAAACCTATCGTTCCTCTCTCATTTATCCTttgaaaacaacaattttcatggCTCTCTGCCCAACGAGTTGGCTTCTTTGCGTCGATTGCAAGTTGTCAGCTTTGGATCGAACTCCTTTTCTGGAGTGTTACCATCATGGTTTTGGTTCTTCCCTAATCTTCGAGAGTTATATGCTAAAAGCAACCGGTTCAACGGTACTATCCCAGTAACTCCATGCACCATATCGTCACTGCAAATAATTCATCTCAGACAAAACATGCTTTCAG gAAGGATACCAAGAAGTTTAGGAAATTGTACTTCCCTCGAGATAATTCACCTGGATGATAACAGGTTTACAG gtgAAGTACCACTTGAGATTGGGAATCTTCAAAATTTAAGGGAATTAACTCTCGCCAATAACAGTTTAACTGGTGTCATCCCAAATGCAATCTTCaataactcaaaaattgaaATCATTAGTCTATACATGAACCAACTCTCAGGCCATCTTCCATCAAGCATAGGCAATTGGCTTCCAAATCTTAAGGTGATTTACCTATGGGGTAATAATCTAAATGGAACAATCCCTCACTCTATCTCAAATGCTTCTAAGCTCACCGCATTAGAGTTGGGTGAGAACTATATTTCGGGATCTATTCCTAATACTATGGGAAATTTAAAGCATCTGGAGAGGCTCAACTTAGTTGACAATTTGTTGACCAGAGAATCTTCAAATATAGAATTGAGTTTTCTTTCATCTTTgacaaattgcaaaaatttgacATCTGTAGTGCTATCAGATAATCCATTGAATGGCAGCCTTCCAATTTCCATAGGAAATTTCTCTACTTCTCTTGAAGAATTTGTAGCTTTTAATTGCAGCCTAAAGGGCATCATTCCTAAAGAGATTGGTAATTTAGGAAAGTTGACGGCTCTACACCTAGAGGACAATGAATTGACCGGACCTATTCCAACTACAATTGAAGGAATGAGACAACTCCAAGGTTTGTTTCTTCAGCACAATCGATTGCAAGGATTCATCCCAGATGGTATGTGTAATTTAAGAAACTTGGTTGAATTATCTTTAGATCATAATGAGCTCATGGGTCCTATACCAACATGTTGGGGAAGTCTCTCTAAACTAGAAAAGTTGTACTTGAATTCCAACAAGTTGACATCCATACCCCCATCACTTTGGAGTCTTAAAGACATACTGCAAATAAACTTGTCTTTCAATTCCTTAAGTGGCCATCTACCAATAGAATTTGGGAATTTGGAGCATGTAACACAAATGGACCTATCATGGAATCATTTGTCAGGTGTCATCCCTAATATTACAGATCTAGAATCTTTGGTAAACCTCTCTATAGCACATAACAAATTTGAAGGTCCTATTCCTATGTCATTTGATAAGTTGATAAGTATGGTGCGTTTAGATCTAtctaataacaacttgtcagGAGAAATTCCCAAATCCCTAATGAAACTCAAATATCTCAAATATTTCAATGTGTCTTTCAATAGATTACGTGGTGAAATTCCATTTGGAGGTTTTATTGCTCAATTCTCAGCTCAATCATTCATGGGAAATCAAGCATTATGTGGTCCACCTCAACTGCAAGTTCCACCCTGTGAAGCAAGGAATGCTGGAAAATCAAAGACAATCACCGCAATCAGTGTAAGATATATCTTACCAATAATGATAGCAGTAATACTTGCATTAGTCCTCGTATTTGTTCTAATGAGACACCAAAAGAGAGATGCAAAACTAAAAGGCCAAGGAGATTTGATTCCTCTAGCAACATGGAGAAGAATAACATACCTAGAACTTGAACAAGCAACAGATGGATTTAATGACAGTAACTTAGTTGGGGAAGGGAGTTTTGGCTCGGTATACAAAGGGATACTTTCAGATGGGACTAGTGTTGCAGTaaaggtttttaatttgaatatagAAGGATGGTTTAAGAGTTTTGAAACTGAATGTGATGTATTGTGCAAAATTCGCCACCGGAATCTTGTGAAAATCATCAGTAGCTGTAGTAGCATTGATTTTAAAGCTTTGGTACTAAAGTACATGCCCAAGGGGAGCCTTAAGAAGTGGTTATATTCTCATAACTACTTCTTGGATATGCTACAAAGATTGAACATCATGATAGATGTTGCATCATCATTGGAGTATCTCCATCATGGTTGTTCTTTACCTGTTGTTCATTGTGATTTGAAGCCTAGCAATATTCTGCTAAACAAAGATATGGTTGCACATGTGAGTGACTTTGGCATTTCAAAATTCTTAGGTGATGCAGATTCTATGACTCAAACCATGACACTAGCCACTATTGGTTATATGGCACCAG AGTATGGATCCCTAGGGATCATTTCCACACGTGGCGATGTGTATAGTTATGGCATTTTGTTGATGGAAACATTCACAAGAAAGAATCCCACTGATGAAATGTTTGCTGGAGATTTGAGCCTAAAAAGCTGGGTAAAACAGTCACTACCCCTTTCAGTAATTAAAGTTATAGATGCTAATTTGTTGAAGAGAGGTGAAGTGGATTTTAATGCTAAGCTGGATTGTATGCTGTCCATTATAGAATTGGCCATGGATTGTTCAACAGAGGCACCTGAAGAGAGGATAAACATGATAGATGTCatgacaaaactcaaaaatatcaaatcaaAGTTTCTAAAGGATGTCGGAGAAGATTGA
- the LOC126717423 gene encoding chitinase-like protein 1, whose amino-acid sequence MLHAKMKYRCSVPLIILALVLVPVNCNNSTAETCYHCSMNNPKASTLGPELEGMSGYKRCCKGEVRDYFKSTHYKEIISNGTSVVVHENSSYEHYHSFISACAHYQPYGFGNTYINGNFFGDMEVAAFLAHVIGSKIYCGKKVATMEQLAQGSCYNEEINFNSNYCDERYQNIYPCVPGVEYYGRGPLPIYWNYNYGKASKDLSVDLLSHPEYIEQNTTLAFQVSLWRWMTPIKEDQPSAHNVFIGYWEPTKNDILANGDFGATMKVLYGDLVCGQDDNLSMENIILNYLNYLDTMGVTQGARSREMFSCAN is encoded by the exons ATGTTACATGCCAAAATGAAGTACAGATGTTCTGTACCTTTGATAATATTGGCACTTGTATTAGTGCCTGTGAATTGTAACAATTCTACGGCGGAGACATGTTATCACTGCAGTATGAATAATCCAAAGGCTTCAACCCTAGGCCCTGAACTGGAGGGGATGTCAGGTTACAAACGATGCTGTAAAGGGGAAGTTCGTGATTACTTCAAGAGCACCCATTATAAGGAAATCATCTCAAACGGTACCTCGGTTGTGGTCCATGAAAACAGCTCCTACGAGCATTACCACTCTTTTATCTCTGCCTGTGCTCACTACCAGCCATATGGCTTTGGTAATACCTACATCAACGGGAACTTCTTTGGAGACATGGAAGTCGCAGCTTTTCTTGCCCATGTAATTGGCAGCAAAATTTACT GTGGAAAAAAAGTAGCCACCATGGAACAATTAGCCCAGGGTTCATGCTATAACGAGGAAATAAATTTCAACTCGAATTACTGTGATGAGCgctaccaaaatatttatcctTGTGTTCCTGGAGTTGAATACTATGGTCGAGGTCCTCTGCCTATATATTG gaaCTACAATTATGGAAAAGCAAGTAAAGATTTGAGTGTTGATTTGTTGAGCCATCCAGAATATATTGAACAAAATACGACTTTGGCCTTCCAAGTTTCACTTTGGAGGTGGATGACACCAATAAAGGAGGATCAGCCTTCAGCACACAATGTCTTTATTGGTTACTGGGAACCCACCAAGAATGACATTTTAGCTAATGGAGATTTTGGTGCTACCATGAAGGTGCTTTACGGAGATCTTGTTTGTGGTCAAGATGATAATTTGTCCATGGAAAACATCATCCTCAATTACCTAAATTACCTTGATACTATGGGTGTTACTCAAGGAGCAAGATCTCGTGAAATGTTTAGTTGTGCTAATTAG